The proteins below come from a single Leptolyngbya iicbica LK genomic window:
- the ttcA gene encoding tRNA 2-thiocytidine(32) synthetase TtcA produces the protein MTAAPVTRPSSKTFKKLQAWLRSQVGKAIEDYGMIQDGDKVMVCLSGGKDSYTLLDMLMSLQRRAPVQFELLAVNLDQKQPNFPAHVLPEYLTQLGVPFRIVEQDTYSVVKRVIPEGKTMCGLCSRLRRGVLYRVAAEEGVTKIALGHHRDDLVETFFLNLFHGGRMKAMPPKLLTDDHRHIVIRPLAYCPEKDIARYARQREFPIIPCTLCGSQDNLQRVQIKQMLTQWERESPGRVDSIFRSLQHVSESQLADPQLFDFQGLEAQRSLPSPSDATDNSPLPWEL, from the coding sequence ATGACTGCTGCTCCCGTCACTCGCCCGTCTTCCAAAACGTTCAAAAAACTGCAGGCGTGGCTGCGATCGCAAGTGGGCAAAGCCATTGAAGACTACGGCATGATTCAAGACGGGGACAAAGTCATGGTGTGCCTGTCGGGGGGCAAAGATTCCTACACCTTGTTGGACATGCTGATGAGCTTGCAGCGCCGTGCCCCCGTGCAGTTCGAGCTGCTAGCGGTGAATCTGGATCAAAAGCAGCCCAACTTTCCGGCCCATGTGCTGCCGGAATATTTAACCCAGTTGGGCGTGCCGTTTCGCATTGTGGAGCAAGACACCTACAGCGTGGTCAAGCGGGTCATTCCGGAAGGCAAGACCATGTGTGGCCTCTGTTCGCGACTGCGGCGGGGCGTGCTGTATCGGGTGGCGGCGGAAGAAGGGGTGACCAAAATTGCCCTGGGCCATCATCGCGACGACCTGGTAGAAACCTTTTTTCTCAACCTATTCCACGGCGGGCGGATGAAGGCCATGCCCCCCAAACTGCTGACAGACGATCACCGCCACATTGTCATTCGACCCCTGGCCTACTGCCCGGAAAAAGATATCGCTCGCTATGCCCGCCAGCGCGAGTTTCCCATCATTCCCTGCACCCTGTGCGGCTCTCAAGACAATCTCCAGCGAGTACAAATTAAGCAGATGTTGACTCAATGGGAGCGGGAATCGCCGGGGCGGGTGGACTCCATTTTTCGCAGCTTGCAGCACGTCTCCGAGAGCCAGTTAGCCGATCCGCAGCTGTTTGACTTTCAGGGATTAGAGGCGCAGCGATCGCTCCCATCCCCCTCTGACGCAACTGATAATTCCCCCCTGCCCTGGGAACTGTGA
- a CDS encoding ABC transporter ATP-binding protein, giving the protein MKFGSSMARSQQSSQGNWHLKKLGEYLRPHWQRVALGVVALMLVNLVGVRIPLLIRDGIDELQVTFSFNRITYYAVVVLVLASIMWVIRMASRILIFGVGRQVEFDLKQRIFEHLLGMEPSYFATNTIGELISRATSDVDNIRRLLGFAVLSLVNTLFAYAFTVPVMLSLSVRLTVVALVVYPVMLILVRLFSDRLRNQQLRVQQSTSRLSELIQEDLSGISLIKIYAQEENERRAFAELNDNLLDANLTLARTRNTLFPLLGGLASISLLLILATGAGAIADGALSVGDFVAMVLYVERLVFPTALLGFTITAYQRGEVSIDRVEAILTSQPKIVDAPSVQAVPSDTIRGQLSARDLTFAYPDSKAPALNGVSFTIQPGETVAIVGPIGSGKSTLANALPRLLDIAPGQIFLDGQDITDIPLADLRKAIAYVPQESFLFSSTINNNIRYGEPLAELPEVQHAAKLAQIAPEIDNFPKRYDTIVGERGITLSGGQRQRSALARALMIEAPVVVLDDALSSVDNQTATDILNNLKTGTQNQTVLFISHQMGVAALSDRIMVMDQGRIAQIGTHDELVRQPGLYQQLWEQHKLEEVLL; this is encoded by the coding sequence TTGAAATTTGGCAGCAGCATGGCGCGATCGCAACAGTCCTCTCAGGGCAATTGGCATCTGAAAAAGCTTGGAGAATATCTGCGACCCCATTGGCAGCGGGTGGCGCTGGGCGTTGTTGCATTGATGCTGGTCAATCTAGTCGGCGTGCGCATTCCCCTGCTGATTCGCGACGGCATTGACGAATTGCAGGTAACTTTTAGCTTTAATCGCATCACGTATTATGCGGTCGTGGTGCTGGTGCTGGCGTCGATCATGTGGGTAATTCGCATGGCGTCGCGCATCCTGATTTTTGGCGTGGGACGACAGGTCGAGTTTGACCTCAAACAGCGCATTTTTGAGCATTTGCTGGGCATGGAGCCGAGCTATTTCGCCACCAACACCATTGGCGAACTGATCAGTCGCGCCACCAGCGATGTGGATAATATTCGCCGCCTGTTGGGCTTTGCCGTGCTGAGTTTGGTGAACACCCTATTTGCCTACGCGTTCACGGTGCCGGTGATGCTGTCTCTGAGTGTGCGGCTGACGGTGGTGGCGCTGGTGGTCTATCCCGTCATGCTGATTTTGGTGCGGCTGTTTAGCGATCGCCTCCGCAACCAACAGCTCCGCGTACAGCAATCCACTTCTCGCCTCAGCGAGCTGATTCAAGAAGACCTGAGCGGCATTTCTCTGATCAAAATCTACGCTCAGGAAGAGAACGAACGCCGCGCCTTTGCGGAACTCAATGACAATTTGCTGGATGCCAACCTGACCCTAGCCCGCACCCGCAACACCCTGTTTCCCCTCTTGGGCGGACTAGCGAGCATTAGCCTGCTGCTGATTTTGGCGACGGGGGCGGGGGCGATCGCGGATGGTGCCCTGTCCGTCGGGGACTTTGTCGCCATGGTGCTCTATGTGGAACGGTTGGTCTTTCCTACGGCGCTGCTCGGCTTTACCATCACGGCCTACCAACGGGGCGAGGTCAGTATCGATCGCGTCGAGGCGATTCTCACCAGCCAGCCCAAAATCGTCGATGCGCCCTCTGTCCAGGCAGTGCCCAGTGACACCATTCGCGGGCAACTGTCGGCCCGTGACCTCACCTTTGCCTACCCCGACAGCAAAGCTCCGGCCCTTAACGGCGTTTCCTTCACCATTCAACCCGGCGAAACGGTGGCGATCGTCGGCCCCATTGGTTCCGGCAAATCGACCCTGGCGAATGCGCTGCCGCGCCTGCTGGATATTGCCCCCGGACAAATCTTCCTCGATGGTCAGGATATTACCGACATTCCCCTAGCGGACTTGCGGAAAGCGATCGCCTACGTGCCCCAAGAGAGCTTCCTGTTCAGCTCCACCATCAACAACAACATCCGCTATGGTGAGCCGCTGGCAGAATTGCCGGAAGTGCAGCACGCCGCCAAACTGGCCCAAATTGCGCCGGAAATCGACAACTTTCCGAAGCGATACGACACGATTGTCGGCGAACGGGGCATCACCCTCTCCGGCGGACAACGGCAGCGATCGGCCCTCGCTCGTGCCCTGATGATCGAGGCCCCGGTGGTTGTGCTCGACGACGCCCTTTCCAGCGTTGACAATCAAACCGCCACCGACATCCTCAACAACCTGAAAACCGGCACCCAAAACCAGACGGTGCTCTTTATCTCTCACCAGATGGGGGTGGCGGCGTTGAGCGATCGCATCATGGTGATGGATCAAGGCCGCATCGCCCAAATCGGCACCCACGACGAACTCGTCCGCCAGCCCGGTCTCTACCAACAACTCTGGGAGCAACACAAACTCGAAGAAGTGCTGTTGTAA
- a CDS encoding fructosamine kinase family protein yields the protein MWNLIAQDIARATGQSFDLQDRRSVGGGSINQTFRITDGDRDYFLKLNQASQYAMFEAEALGLREMAETQTIRVPKPICWGTAEGSCYIVMEYLPLGNSSRDSWYQMGQDLAAMHRVTSDRGFGWQRDNTIGDTPQKNPWTDDWVEFYVEHRLRYQFQLANRRGNFRRQEELMAAVPSLLAGHTPEPSLVHGDLWSGNASVTVDGTPVILDPATYYGDREVDIAMSELFGRFPQPFYDGYNATYPLEPGYETRKILYNLYHIINHFNLFGGGYGSQAQSMMDRLLR from the coding sequence ATGTGGAACCTGATTGCCCAAGACATTGCCCGCGCGACGGGTCAGTCGTTTGACTTGCAAGACCGCCGCAGCGTGGGTGGCGGCAGCATTAATCAGACCTTTCGGATTACGGATGGCGATCGCGACTATTTCCTCAAGCTGAATCAGGCAAGCCAATATGCCATGTTTGAAGCGGAGGCGTTGGGCCTGCGGGAAATGGCGGAAACGCAGACCATTCGAGTGCCGAAGCCAATTTGTTGGGGCACCGCCGAGGGCTCGTGCTACATCGTGATGGAGTATTTGCCGCTGGGCAATAGCAGTCGCGACTCGTGGTATCAAATGGGGCAAGATTTGGCCGCCATGCACCGCGTAACGAGCGATCGCGGGTTTGGCTGGCAGCGTGACAACACTATCGGCGACACACCCCAAAAAAATCCCTGGACAGACGACTGGGTCGAATTTTATGTCGAACATCGGCTGCGCTATCAGTTTCAACTCGCCAATCGGCGCGGCAACTTTCGGCGACAGGAGGAACTGATGGCAGCGGTGCCTTCACTCTTGGCAGGCCACACGCCTGAACCCTCCCTCGTGCATGGGGATTTGTGGTCGGGCAACGCTTCCGTGACTGTTGACGGCACCCCGGTGATTTTGGACCCAGCGACTTATTACGGCGATCGCGAAGTGGATATCGCCATGTCGGAGCTATTTGGCCGCTTTCCCCAACCCTTTTATGACGGTTACAACGCCACCTATCCCCTAGAGCCAGGGTACGAGACGCGCAAAATTCTTTACAACCTGTATCACATCATCAATCACTTCAACCTGTTTGGCGGGGGCTATGGCTCTCAGGCGCAGAGCATGATGGATCGTTTGTTGCGCTGA
- a CDS encoding protein kinase domain-containing protein, protein MNYPIPDNSQGQRTLAAIVLTDAVGFSARMSIDEEDTLNLIHRDLGLMETLCQQFEGRVIKSTGDGLLMCFSSAVQAVNCSLEMQHQLAAAYQSVAPEQRLEHRIGLHLGDVFFKDGDVMGNGVNIAARLQTEAHPGGICISQIAYDVVKSRVELNATYAGPLQLKNIQEPQPAYHIDPHEKAATDSSATYQEPVAPARPTQRESGEVGSPRSKLGPGSKVGGRYVIQRVLGQGGFGRSYLVEDSQRFGEACVLKEFFPRNASKRSLQKALDLFKREAKTLYQINHPQVPKFLAGFTQEQRLFIVQEYIDGVTYSHLLKERKRSGQAFSEPEVKRWLIHMLQVLEYLHGLNIVHRDISPDNVMYCRERDLPILIDFGLVNDAMNEILSGEVEQDEDAPRTATVVGKFGYSPPEQIQLGQCFPCSDLYALGVTAIVMLTGRYPRELMDRNTLDWQWEQHVAISYSFAMLLRQLTHRQPQERFQSAQTVLEALTPLLGAEEVSSPLPQSMLTMTRIDLSPDPQAAPEFNAPMHIRSSSLLQNEAFVSRCREELTRCIGPMATLIIEDAIDQYPDASPHELVDILASQLSDGKQAEQFVSSIHIPSAAPNHYSQASGSGMGRSPGATSAAHTMSQGHHRTSGVTTAATPTPSGSSTINEEPVSGLSPDFIKQCQQALTRCVGPMAAMLLEDALADYAHLQRPEFVAQLAAEIPDPRKAQEFQQQLLG, encoded by the coding sequence ATGAACTACCCGATACCTGATAACTCACAAGGACAGAGAACCCTCGCAGCGATCGTGTTGACCGATGCGGTGGGCTTTAGTGCCCGCATGTCGATTGATGAGGAAGACACCCTCAACCTGATTCATCGCGACTTGGGGCTGATGGAAACTTTGTGCCAGCAGTTTGAAGGACGGGTGATCAAATCTACGGGTGATGGCCTGCTGATGTGCTTTTCGAGTGCGGTGCAGGCGGTGAACTGTAGCTTAGAAATGCAGCATCAACTGGCGGCTGCTTATCAATCTGTAGCCCCAGAGCAGCGCCTCGAACATCGGATTGGCCTGCATCTCGGGGATGTTTTCTTTAAAGACGGCGACGTGATGGGCAATGGGGTCAATATTGCAGCCCGATTGCAGACCGAAGCGCATCCGGGGGGGATCTGCATTTCACAGATTGCCTATGACGTGGTGAAGTCGCGAGTTGAGCTGAACGCGACCTACGCAGGTCCCCTACAGCTCAAAAATATTCAGGAACCGCAACCGGCTTACCATATCGACCCGCACGAAAAAGCCGCGACCGATTCCAGCGCCACCTATCAAGAGCCGGTGGCCCCGGCAAGGCCGACTCAGCGAGAGTCGGGTGAGGTGGGTTCGCCCCGCAGCAAGTTGGGGCCAGGCAGCAAAGTCGGGGGGCGCTATGTGATTCAGCGGGTGCTCGGGCAGGGCGGGTTTGGCCGCTCCTATTTGGTGGAAGATTCCCAGCGGTTTGGGGAAGCGTGCGTCTTGAAGGAATTTTTTCCTCGTAATGCGTCGAAGCGATCGCTGCAAAAAGCCCTCGACCTCTTCAAGCGCGAAGCGAAAACGCTGTACCAGATTAATCACCCTCAAGTGCCCAAGTTTCTCGCGGGCTTCACCCAAGAACAACGCTTGTTTATTGTGCAGGAGTACATCGACGGCGTCACCTATTCGCACCTGCTCAAAGAGCGCAAGCGCAGTGGTCAGGCATTTTCTGAGCCGGAGGTAAAGCGCTGGCTGATCCACATGCTGCAAGTACTGGAATATCTCCACGGCTTGAATATCGTGCATCGCGACATCTCGCCGGACAATGTGATGTATTGCCGCGAGCGCGACTTGCCCATCCTCATTGACTTTGGGCTGGTCAACGATGCCATGAATGAGATTTTGTCGGGCGAAGTAGAGCAAGACGAAGATGCGCCGCGCACTGCCACGGTGGTGGGTAAATTTGGCTATTCCCCGCCGGAGCAAATTCAGTTGGGCCAATGCTTTCCGTGCAGTGACTTGTATGCCTTAGGGGTGACAGCGATCGTGATGCTCACCGGGCGCTATCCCCGCGAATTGATGGATCGCAATACGCTTGACTGGCAGTGGGAGCAGCATGTGGCGATCAGCTACTCATTTGCGATGTTGCTGCGCCAGCTGACCCACCGGCAGCCCCAGGAGCGGTTCCAGTCGGCACAAACGGTGCTCGAAGCGCTCACGCCACTACTTGGGGCGGAGGAAGTGAGCTCGCCTTTGCCGCAGTCGATGCTCACCATGACGCGCATTGATCTGTCTCCTGATCCTCAAGCGGCTCCGGAATTCAACGCGCCGATGCACATTCGTTCGAGTTCGTTGCTGCAAAATGAGGCGTTTGTCTCGCGCTGTCGGGAGGAACTAACCCGCTGCATCGGCCCCATGGCGACCCTCATCATTGAAGACGCGATCGATCAATATCCGGATGCCAGTCCCCATGAGTTGGTCGATATTTTGGCGTCACAACTATCTGACGGCAAGCAAGCCGAGCAGTTTGTCAGCAGCATTCATATCCCCAGTGCAGCGCCTAATCATTACAGTCAGGCGAGTGGTTCGGGCATGGGGCGATCGCCGGGCGCAACGAGTGCCGCTCATACCATGAGCCAAGGCCACCACCGCACTTCTGGAGTCACTACCGCCGCGACCCCCACCCCCAGCGGTAGCTCCACCATCAATGAAGAACCGGTCTCGGGCTTGAGCCCAGACTTTATCAAGCAATGTCAACAAGCACTGACCCGCTGTGTTGGTCCCATGGCAGCAATGCTGTTGGAAGATGCGCTGGCCGATTATGCACACTTACAACGGCCCGAATTTGTGGCTCAGTTAGCAGCTGAAATTCCTGATCCTCGCAAGGCACAGGAATTTCAACAGCAGTTATTGGGATAA
- a CDS encoding DUF2079 domain-containing protein, with amino-acid sequence MLLSWRKEADLRRVVAIAAAFFLVIAGLLLHRYFTYYASYDQGIFNQVFWNNAHGNFFQSTLSSQLSTDVIHAGELPRVDYRRLGQHFTPALLFWWPIYRLFPSPVTLSVLQAAFAAIAGLLLYFLARKHLEHRLSLAIMVSFYGGIAVLNPYLANFHDLGQIPLFMFGLLLAMEYRRWAIFGLLCLAILAVREDSAIPLFGVGAYLLASRRHPGIGAGVCTLSVGYFVLVTNVFMPIFSDDISKRFMIEEFGQYIDSEEASTLEVLWAMVSQPGLLLRELVTPLDGTLEYLVGHWLPLAFIPALSPTTWLMSGPPLLKMTLTESNSGLNTSIRYALNVVPGMFYGAIIWWRGQGFRRFGRSLEQVTPRSPARNFRRFWRFCLIISLILVPFTNPSRTFSFALPDSYQPLVYVPLPQQWQRAGEIHQLLAQIPREASVTASTYIVPHLSGRRAILRMPRIEYLNDAGTAETVQFIAVDLGRLRRYQVAFGSDRDRYNTFVPVINNLIESGQYGLIDARNGLVLLERGQPSNPTALTDWQTFLSISSTE; translated from the coding sequence ATGCTATTGAGTTGGCGCAAGGAAGCAGATTTGAGGCGAGTGGTCGCGATTGCGGCGGCTTTCTTTTTGGTCATCGCCGGGCTCCTGCTCCATCGCTATTTCACCTACTACGCCTCCTACGACCAGGGCATCTTTAACCAGGTGTTTTGGAACAACGCCCACGGCAACTTCTTTCAGAGCACCCTGTCATCGCAATTATCGACGGACGTGATTCACGCTGGGGAATTGCCCCGAGTGGACTATCGCCGTTTAGGACAACACTTCACCCCGGCGCTGCTGTTTTGGTGGCCGATTTACCGACTGTTTCCATCGCCGGTGACGTTGTCCGTGTTGCAAGCCGCCTTTGCGGCGATCGCGGGACTCCTCCTCTACTTTCTCGCCCGCAAGCATTTAGAACATCGCCTGTCGCTGGCAATCATGGTGAGCTTTTATGGGGGGATCGCCGTCCTCAATCCCTACCTCGCTAACTTTCACGATTTGGGCCAGATTCCCCTCTTTATGTTTGGCCTGTTATTGGCGATGGAATATCGCCGCTGGGCCATCTTCGGGCTGCTGTGTCTAGCCATTTTGGCCGTGCGCGAAGATAGCGCCATTCCCCTCTTTGGGGTCGGAGCGTATCTGCTGGCCAGTCGCCGCCATCCGGGGATCGGGGCCGGGGTCTGTACCCTCAGCGTGGGCTATTTTGTGCTGGTCACCAATGTCTTCATGCCCATCTTCTCCGACGACATTTCCAAACGATTCATGATTGAGGAGTTTGGTCAATATATCGACAGCGAAGAGGCATCCACGTTGGAAGTCTTGTGGGCCATGGTGAGTCAGCCCGGACTGCTCTTGCGAGAACTGGTGACGCCGCTGGATGGCACGTTGGAATATCTGGTCGGACACTGGCTTCCTTTGGCCTTCATCCCTGCGCTGTCGCCGACCACCTGGCTGATGTCTGGCCCCCCGCTGCTCAAAATGACCTTGACGGAAAGCAACTCAGGTCTCAATACCAGCATTCGCTATGCCCTGAATGTGGTGCCCGGCATGTTTTACGGGGCGATTATTTGGTGGCGAGGGCAGGGGTTTCGACGGTTTGGGCGATCGCTAGAACAAGTAACACCGCGATCGCCCGCCCGCAACTTCCGCCGCTTTTGGCGATTCTGCCTCATCATTTCGCTGATCCTGGTGCCGTTTACCAACCCCAGTCGCACCTTTTCCTTCGCTCTGCCCGACTCCTATCAACCCCTGGTCTACGTGCCCTTGCCGCAACAGTGGCAACGCGCGGGGGAAATTCATCAGCTATTGGCGCAGATTCCCCGTGAGGCCAGCGTTACAGCATCCACTTACATCGTGCCTCACCTATCAGGACGACGGGCCATTTTGCGCATGCCCCGAATTGAATATTTGAACGATGCAGGAACGGCAGAAACGGTGCAGTTCATCGCTGTTGACTTGGGGCGACTGCGGCGCTATCAAGTGGCCTTTGGCAGCGATCGCGATCGCTACAACACCTTTGTGCCCGTGATCAATAACCTGATCGAGAGCGGTCAATATGGCTTGATTGATGCCCGTAACGGTTTAGTCTTATTGGAACGAGGTCAGCCATCCAATCCCACCGCCCTGACTGACTGGCAAACCTTCTTGAGCATCAGTTCGACAGAATAA
- a CDS encoding c-type heme family protein: MNKLKNLQLGQKFTLLLTLVFLGGVLASGVALSSVLNRGTQGQLTTNALMLMETMNAIRGYTSEHVQPEIADRLEEEFLPESVPAYSAREVFETFRLNPNYSDFFYKEATLNPTNLRDKADAFEAELVNNFRANPNNASEVSGFRSTPAGDLYYIARPIKVGQQSCLECHSTPAAAPASMIERYGSENGFGWELEEIVGAQMISVPAERVVQAARQSLVLILGIFIVAFAVAIVLVNLWLKRLVVRPLNRMAMVAEAVSMGDTEAEFTQDSQDEVGKLAEAFNRMRLSLQMAMKRLERYREGRRSGSSTNDLSQ, from the coding sequence ATGAATAAGCTCAAAAATTTACAACTCGGTCAAAAATTTACGCTCCTGCTGACGCTGGTCTTTTTAGGCGGCGTGCTGGCCAGCGGAGTCGCCCTCTCCTCAGTACTCAATCGCGGCACGCAGGGCCAACTCACCACCAATGCCCTCATGCTGATGGAGACCATGAACGCCATTCGCGGTTACACCAGCGAGCATGTGCAGCCCGAAATTGCCGATCGCCTGGAGGAAGAATTTCTCCCCGAAAGTGTGCCGGCTTATTCCGCTCGCGAGGTGTTTGAAACCTTTCGCCTGAACCCTAACTACAGCGACTTTTTCTACAAAGAAGCAACCCTCAACCCGACCAATCTGAGGGATAAGGCCGATGCCTTCGAAGCCGAGCTCGTCAACAATTTTCGGGCCAATCCCAACAACGCTTCAGAAGTGAGTGGCTTTCGCAGCACCCCAGCCGGAGACCTTTATTACATCGCTCGCCCCATCAAAGTGGGTCAGCAAAGTTGTCTGGAATGCCACAGCACCCCAGCCGCTGCCCCGGCCAGCATGATCGAGCGCTACGGCTCCGAAAATGGCTTTGGTTGGGAACTGGAGGAAATCGTGGGGGCACAAATGATTTCCGTCCCTGCCGAACGGGTTGTGCAGGCCGCTAGACAGTCCTTAGTGCTGATTTTAGGGATCTTTATTGTGGCGTTTGCGGTGGCGATCGTCCTGGTTAATCTCTGGCTCAAGCGCTTAGTCGTGCGACCGCTGAACCGCATGGCCATGGTGGCCGAGGCCGTCAGCATGGGCGATACCGAAGCAGAATTCACCCAAGACTCGCAAGACGAAGTGGGCAAACTGGCGGAAGCCTTTAACCGCATGCGCTTGAGCCTACAAATGGCGATGAAGCGGTTGGAACGCTATCGTGAGGGGCGACGCAGCGGTTCCTCAACGAACGACCTATCCCAGTAA
- a CDS encoding cobalamin-binding protein, which produces MTPLKIVSLLPSATEIIHCLGLTEYQVGRSHECDFPAAVTALPPCTAPKFNPEGTSGEIHDRVTELLQSALSVYQIQTDVLEALQPTHILTQAQCEVCAVSLPEVEAAVASLTGIAPHILSLQPNRLAEVWADIRRVAIALLGDAGGARAEAAIAALKARVDHCQAQVATASHRPTVVCIEWPDPLMSAGNWVPELVSLAGGRPLLAQVGQHSPWITWNDLVKTDPEVIILMPCGYDIATTIRESQGLRDHPYWSLLRAVKTGRVYVTDGNQYFNRPGPRLVDSLEILAEILHPEQISPRYAGMGWRSLQDCLTFAAAE; this is translated from the coding sequence ATGACCCCGCTCAAAATTGTGTCTTTGTTGCCCAGTGCCACCGAAATCATTCACTGCCTCGGCCTGACGGAGTATCAGGTGGGGCGCAGTCATGAATGCGACTTTCCCGCCGCAGTGACCGCGCTTCCCCCTTGCACGGCCCCTAAGTTCAACCCCGAGGGCACCAGCGGCGAAATTCACGATCGCGTCACCGAGTTGCTGCAATCGGCGCTGAGCGTGTACCAAATCCAGACCGACGTGCTGGAGGCATTGCAGCCGACGCACATTTTGACCCAGGCCCAGTGCGAAGTTTGTGCCGTCAGTCTGCCGGAGGTGGAAGCGGCGGTGGCCTCTCTGACGGGGATTGCGCCGCACATTCTATCGCTGCAACCGAATCGGCTAGCAGAGGTGTGGGCTGATATTCGCCGGGTGGCGATCGCGCTCCTCGGCGATGCTGGCGGGGCTCGGGCAGAAGCCGCGATCGCGGCCCTCAAAGCCCGCGTTGATCACTGTCAAGCCCAAGTAGCGACGGCCTCCCATCGGCCCACAGTGGTGTGCATCGAGTGGCCCGACCCGCTGATGTCGGCGGGTAACTGGGTGCCCGAACTGGTGTCGCTAGCGGGGGGACGGCCCTTGTTGGCGCAAGTCGGCCAACATTCCCCGTGGATCACCTGGAATGATCTCGTCAAGACTGACCCCGAAGTGATTATTTTGATGCCCTGTGGCTATGACATAGCGACGACGATCCGCGAGAGTCAGGGGCTACGCGATCATCCTTATTGGTCTTTGCTCAGAGCGGTCAAGACTGGGCGCGTGTATGTCACCGACGGCAACCAGTATTTCAACCGTCCGGGGCCGCGACTGGTGGACTCGCTGGAGATTTTGGCGGAAATTTTGCATCCCGAGCAAATTTCCCCGCGCTACGCAGGGATGGGATGGCGATCGCTCCAAGACTGCCTGACGTTCGCTGCCGCAGAGTGA
- a CDS encoding PPC domain-containing protein, whose product MPLAVACTLGLTAVKAQAQNSVYSPIPLPSNREITDTLSDNDIPTGVGGFARDYTVRLEDGDQVAIDLISEEFDTLITLLGPDGTTVGENDDGPDGTTNSLLFARITESGTYTVRVRSYAGQGSGEFLLKVARLRPID is encoded by the coding sequence ATGCCGCTCGCCGTAGCCTGCACCCTTGGCCTCACCGCTGTTAAAGCCCAGGCCCAGAACTCGGTTTATAGCCCTATTCCCCTGCCTAGCAATCGAGAAATCACCGATACCTTGTCTGATAACGACATTCCGACTGGGGTGGGCGGCTTTGCCCGAGATTACACCGTGCGGCTAGAAGATGGAGACCAAGTCGCGATCGACTTGATTTCTGAAGAGTTCGACACTTTGATTACCCTGCTCGGTCCCGATGGCACCACCGTGGGTGAGAATGACGATGGCCCCGACGGCACCACCAATTCTCTACTCTTTGCCCGCATCACCGAATCTGGGACCTATACGGTGCGAGTGCGTTCCTATGCCGGCCAGGGTTCAGGCGAATTTCTGCTTAAAGTCGCACGTCTACGCCCTATCGACTAG
- a CDS encoding phosphate/phosphite/phosphonate ABC transporter substrate-binding protein, with protein MRRRQLLAWGLLGVCLAFLLNLTGCQGQSSPVGGPSRLVIGLVSYDTGAASVDAYTPLKDYLSEALAAQIELEPVFNEIRAVEQIQAQAWDLAFAPAGLAAIAVEDAQYIPLFPLQGSPNQRSVLVVPTDSTAESLSDLANEVIALGEPGSATGYYLPLYDLYGLTFAEIRFAPTPKTVLAWVAQGDVAAGALSEEDYQQYRNEFGANALRVLHESRTINNGAVLLSPAIDRNQQRLIEDAMQAAPASVASDAGYIANAAPPTFDQLIQLVDKVRPLEDRVREQPAVLTVPGEAAAAEEPEL; from the coding sequence ATGAGACGACGACAACTACTCGCTTGGGGACTCCTGGGAGTCTGTCTGGCCTTCCTGCTTAATCTGACGGGCTGTCAGGGGCAGTCATCTCCAGTGGGTGGCCCCAGTCGTCTGGTGATTGGTCTCGTCAGCTATGACACCGGGGCGGCTTCGGTGGATGCTTACACTCCCCTCAAAGACTATTTGAGTGAAGCGTTGGCGGCGCAAATCGAGCTAGAGCCAGTGTTCAATGAAATTCGGGCGGTTGAACAGATTCAGGCTCAAGCGTGGGATCTGGCCTTTGCGCCAGCGGGCTTGGCGGCGATCGCCGTCGAAGATGCCCAATACATTCCCCTATTTCCGCTCCAGGGCAGTCCCAACCAGCGATCGGTGCTGGTGGTGCCCACTGACAGCACCGCTGAGTCTTTGTCTGACTTGGCGAATGAAGTGATTGCCTTAGGGGAACCGGGTTCGGCCACTGGCTATTACTTACCGCTGTATGACTTGTACGGGTTAACCTTTGCCGAAATTCGCTTTGCCCCGACGCCCAAAACCGTTTTGGCATGGGTCGCCCAGGGCGACGTCGCCGCTGGGGCACTCTCAGAAGAAGACTATCAACAGTATCGCAACGAGTTTGGGGCGAATGCTTTGCGGGTGCTGCATGAGAGCCGCACAATCAACAATGGGGCGGTGTTGCTGAGCCCCGCGATCGATCGCAACCAGCAGCGCCTCATTGAGGACGCCATGCAGGCCGCTCCGGCCAGCGTCGCCTCGGATGCCGGATATATCGCCAACGCGGCCCCCCCGACCTTTGATCAACTGATTCAGCTGGTGGATAAAGTGCGCCCCCTGGAAGATCGTGTGCGAGAACAACCGGCGGTTTTGACGGTTCCGGGTGAAGCGGCAGCGGCAGAAGAACCGGAGCTGTAG